One Rhizobium sp. NRK18 genomic window carries:
- a CDS encoding M20 family metallopeptidase, with protein MRNSEIIWDKVENHRDDLIGLSDRVWGMPETLYAEYRSCAEHTEMLRQKGFRVTEAVAGIPTAVMGEAGEGGPVIAVLGEYDALPGLSQEANIAEPRPVEAGGNGHGCGHNLLGSASLLAACALKDWLAETGTPGRVRYYGCPAEEGGAAKAFMVRDGAFDDVDAAITWHPATMTRVDTEDSLANTRMDFVFTGRASHAAATPHLGRSALDAAEIMSVGVNYLREHVPSDSRIHYAYLDVGGTAPNVVQARAKVRYSIRSLTLSGMLALNERVKKVARGAAMMTETEVDISIMSAVSNMLPNATMEATMQSVLDQLGGVPFDEADREYARRIQATLSEEDIRASYASVGLKPVKDEPLCGYVVPLRNGGEKMLGSTDVADVTWKVPTVQCWVATHAIGTPGHSWQITAQGKAPAAHKGMVHAAKIMAQTAQTLMADETLLARAKREHRETLAETPYVCPIPDDVMPPLQPRPMAAE; from the coding sequence ATGCGCAATTCGGAAATCATCTGGGACAAGGTCGAGAACCATCGCGACGATCTGATCGGCCTGTCCGACCGGGTCTGGGGCATGCCGGAGACGCTCTACGCGGAATACCGCTCCTGCGCCGAGCACACCGAGATGCTCCGCCAGAAAGGTTTCCGCGTGACGGAGGCGGTTGCCGGCATTCCGACCGCCGTTATGGGTGAGGCCGGCGAGGGCGGACCGGTGATCGCCGTCCTCGGCGAATATGACGCCCTTCCGGGATTGAGCCAGGAGGCCAACATCGCCGAGCCGCGCCCGGTGGAAGCCGGCGGCAACGGCCATGGCTGCGGGCACAACCTGCTCGGCTCCGCCTCTCTTCTCGCCGCCTGCGCGTTGAAGGACTGGCTGGCCGAAACCGGAACGCCCGGCCGGGTACGCTATTACGGCTGCCCGGCGGAAGAGGGCGGCGCTGCGAAAGCCTTCATGGTGCGCGATGGCGCCTTCGACGACGTGGATGCCGCCATCACCTGGCATCCGGCGACGATGACGCGCGTCGATACCGAGGACAGTCTCGCCAATACCCGCATGGACTTCGTCTTCACCGGCCGCGCGAGCCACGCCGCCGCAACGCCGCATCTCGGGCGATCCGCGCTCGATGCCGCGGAGATCATGTCCGTCGGCGTCAACTATCTGCGTGAGCATGTGCCCTCCGACAGCCGTATCCATTACGCCTATCTCGATGTCGGCGGCACGGCGCCGAATGTGGTGCAGGCCCGTGCCAAGGTGCGTTATTCGATCCGCTCGCTTACGCTGTCCGGCATGCTGGCGCTCAATGAGCGGGTGAAGAAGGTCGCGCGCGGTGCGGCGATGATGACCGAGACCGAGGTCGATATCTCCATCATGTCCGCCGTCTCCAACATGCTGCCCAACGCGACGATGGAAGCGACCATGCAGAGCGTGCTGGACCAGCTCGGTGGCGTGCCCTTCGACGAGGCCGACAGGGAATACGCGCGCCGCATCCAGGCGACGCTGTCGGAGGAGGATATCCGGGCGAGCTATGCGAGCGTCGGCCTCAAGCCGGTCAAGGACGAGCCGCTCTGCGGCTATGTCGTGCCGTTGCGCAATGGCGGCGAGAAGATGCTCGGCTCCACCGACGTCGCCGACGTCACCTGGAAGGTGCCGACGGTGCAGTGCTGGGTGGCGACCCATGCGATCGGCACGCCCGGCCACAGCTGGCAGATCACCGCGCAGGGCAAGGCGCCCGCCGCGCACAAGGGCATGGTGCATGCAGCCAAGATCATGGCGCAGACCGCGCAGACGCTGATGGCCGACGAGACCCTGCTTGCGCGCGCGAAGAGGGAGCACCGCGAGACCCTCGCCGAGACCCCTTATGTCTGCCCGATACCGGATGACGTGATGCCGCCGCTCCAGCCGAGGCCGATGGCGGCGGAATGA
- a CDS encoding vWA domain-containing protein yields the protein MTNLSASHAVKQFFRSRDGNFAILTALSLPVVIAFVGVAIDMSRLLNTRTQLQSAADSAALVASKAMADQGMTEAQAKVLALNFVNSQLALDNDLGGTLDKDNIDIVPTKVTNADGSGTYDVQVKLNLDVKMTAMTGLLGIDSRPVSVNSAARTSTESTKSPLSMYLVLDRSGSMAWDTDQYGTYEVSYDCSYWTSEGRGRNKVWEYHPKTCTYSAIGYIPKIYALKQAVSNLMAQLAAADPEQKYVRTAAVSYNSDMDTPLDLDWGTAKTLAYVDTLIADGGTDSSQAVTTARNALHANSEDQAHKKKNGGVPVKYMVFMTDGENNDPKSDTKTKKECDDAKREGTIIYTVAFMAPAAGKALLSYCATDAAHYFDASNASDLIAAFNSIGAQATSKVSRLTQ from the coding sequence ATGACAAACCTTTCCGCTTCACATGCAGTGAAACAGTTCTTCAGATCCCGCGACGGCAACTTTGCCATTCTGACGGCGTTGTCGCTGCCGGTCGTCATCGCCTTTGTCGGTGTTGCCATCGACATGAGCCGCCTCCTCAATACGCGCACACAGCTTCAGTCCGCGGCCGACTCTGCCGCGCTGGTCGCCTCCAAGGCCATGGCCGATCAGGGCATGACCGAGGCGCAGGCCAAGGTCCTGGCGCTGAACTTCGTCAACTCGCAACTGGCGCTGGACAACGATCTGGGCGGCACGCTCGACAAGGATAACATCGACATTGTGCCGACCAAGGTCACCAATGCTGACGGGTCGGGCACCTACGATGTACAGGTGAAGCTGAACCTCGACGTCAAGATGACCGCGATGACGGGTCTCCTCGGCATCGACAGCCGACCGGTTTCCGTCAACTCGGCTGCACGAACCTCCACCGAATCCACCAAGTCGCCGCTCAGCATGTACCTGGTCCTCGACCGGTCCGGTTCGATGGCTTGGGATACGGACCAGTATGGGACCTACGAAGTGTCGTATGACTGCAGCTATTGGACTTCGGAAGGCAGAGGCAGAAATAAGGTATGGGAATATCACCCCAAGACATGCACTTATTCAGCAATCGGATATATACCCAAAATTTATGCTCTCAAGCAGGCCGTCTCGAACCTTATGGCCCAATTGGCTGCGGCTGATCCGGAGCAGAAATACGTCCGTACGGCTGCAGTGTCCTACAACAGCGATATGGACACTCCGCTCGATCTTGATTGGGGAACCGCCAAGACGCTGGCATATGTCGACACCCTGATAGCAGACGGTGGAACGGATTCCAGCCAGGCGGTGACGACCGCACGCAATGCATTGCATGCCAACTCCGAGGATCAGGCGCACAAGAAGAAGAATGGCGGAGTCCCGGTCAAATACATGGTTTTCATGACGGATGGCGAGAATAACGACCCCAAATCCGATACAAAGACCAAGAAAGAGTGCGACGACGCGAAAAGGGAGGGCACCATCATCTACACGGTCGCCTTCATGGCTCCGGCGGCGGGCAAGGCCCTGCTCAGCTACTGTGCAACTGACGCTGCCCACTACTTCGACGCCAGCAACGCAAGCGACCTGATCGCCGCCTTCAACAGCATCGGCGCCCAGGCGACTTCCAAGGTCTCGCGCCTGACGCAGTGA
- a CDS encoding aromatic ring-hydroxylating oxygenase subunit alpha yields the protein MTIHSPERSLAAELKANVSVPFEKAAAMPKSVYTSESFLAQELEHIFAKEWLCAGRTDGLKNPGDYLTMEIAGEPVIVLRDRDGQLRALSNVCRHRMSTLLEGSGHVRSIVCPYHAWTYNLDGTLRGAPAMTLNEGFCKENVALPAIRCVDWKGWILVSLNPDAPDPEESLKDVDALVGYLDMGSYVETFREEHRWNTNWKVLGENFMESYHLPVCHSGTIGGFVSLEKMTCPEGYPAFNYHWILKKGDAPLTVAHPSNTVLTGEERVKTWLLSIYPALFITLTPGYFWYLSLHPDGPDHVKILYGGGMHPDYAGDPEAQKHFATLKALLDDVNDEDRGCTEKVYKGITGKLSAPGALSHLERPNFEFAQYISSKISG from the coding sequence ATGACGATCCACAGTCCCGAGCGTTCTCTCGCCGCCGAGCTCAAGGCCAATGTCTCCGTGCCTTTCGAAAAGGCGGCGGCCATGCCGAAGAGTGTCTACACATCCGAGTCCTTTCTGGCCCAGGAACTCGAGCACATCTTTGCCAAGGAATGGCTCTGCGCGGGCCGGACCGACGGGCTGAAGAACCCCGGCGATTACCTGACCATGGAAATCGCCGGTGAGCCGGTCATCGTGCTCCGCGACCGGGACGGTCAGCTCCGGGCGCTTTCCAATGTCTGTCGCCACCGCATGTCGACCCTCCTGGAGGGCAGCGGCCATGTGCGCTCGATCGTCTGTCCGTATCATGCCTGGACCTACAATCTCGACGGCACGCTGCGCGGCGCGCCGGCGATGACGCTCAACGAAGGCTTCTGCAAGGAGAACGTGGCGCTGCCGGCGATCCGCTGTGTCGACTGGAAGGGCTGGATCCTGGTCAGCCTTAACCCGGATGCGCCGGATCCGGAGGAAAGCCTGAAGGATGTCGACGCGCTCGTCGGCTATCTGGACATGGGAAGCTACGTCGAAACCTTCCGCGAGGAGCACCGCTGGAACACCAACTGGAAGGTGCTCGGCGAAAACTTCATGGAAAGCTACCATCTGCCGGTCTGTCACTCCGGCACCATCGGCGGCTTCGTGTCGCTGGAAAAGATGACCTGCCCTGAGGGTTATCCGGCCTTCAACTATCACTGGATCCTGAAGAAGGGCGACGCGCCGCTGACGGTTGCCCACCCGTCCAATACGGTGCTGACCGGCGAGGAACGGGTCAAGACCTGGCTGCTGTCGATCTATCCGGCACTCTTCATCACGCTGACGCCGGGATATTTCTGGTATCTGTCCCTGCATCCGGACGGCCCGGACCACGTGAAGATCCTCTATGGTGGCGGCATGCATCCCGACTATGCCGGCGACCCGGAGGCACAGAAGCATTTCGCAACGTTGAAGGCGCTCCTCGACGACGTCAACGACGAGGATCGCGGCTGCACGGAAAAGGTCTACAAGGGCATCACCGGAAAGCTGTCGGCCCCCGGGGCGCTGTCACATCTGGAGCGCCCCAACTTCGAGTTTGCCCAGTATATTTCGTCGAAGATATCAGGCTGA
- a CDS encoding long-chain-fatty-acid--CoA ligase: MSSTMSTSTGEDTTATASGKPWLASYPEGVPAEIPPLAHQSLGDFFDANVAKFAARKAFTNMGKDLTFRDLDAASRRVAAWLQSKGLKKGDRVAVMMPNILQNPVATYAVLRAGLTVVNVNPLYTPRELEHQLKDSGAKALFILENFCVTAEKVLERTDVKHVVVASLGDMLGLKGLIVNLVVRRVKKLVPHWSIPGHTRFKAVLADGGRLPFNKPTLGLSDVAFLQYTGGTTGVSKGTTLTHANLLANTSQVMTWLTTRANAKPMPEDILMVCALPLYHIFALTVNSLVGMALGGHNLMITNPRDIPAFVEELKKHPFHIFPGLNTLFNALLNNPDFRNLDFSNGLLVLGGGMAVQRPVAERWKEVTGIAITEGYGLSETSPVATVNRLDAMEFSGTVGLPLPSTDIDIRDEDGKSLPIGEVGEICIRGPQVMAGYWNRPEETAQVMTADGFFRSGDMGFMNASGYTTIVDRKKDMILVSGFNVYPNEIEEVAVMHDGILEAAAVGVPDQHSGEAVKLFVVRKDPNLTEADVKAHCAANLTNYKRPKFIEFRDELPKSNVGKILRKELRN, from the coding sequence ATGAGCAGCACGATGTCGACCTCCACCGGAGAAGACACCACCGCCACCGCATCCGGCAAGCCGTGGCTTGCCTCCTATCCGGAAGGCGTGCCGGCCGAAATCCCGCCGTTGGCTCATCAGTCTCTCGGTGACTTCTTCGACGCGAATGTGGCAAAGTTCGCCGCCCGCAAGGCCTTCACCAACATGGGCAAGGACCTGACCTTCCGCGATCTCGACGCCGCCTCTCGCCGGGTGGCCGCCTGGCTGCAGAGCAAGGGGCTGAAGAAGGGCGACCGCGTTGCGGTGATGATGCCCAACATCCTGCAGAATCCCGTCGCCACCTACGCCGTGCTGCGCGCCGGACTGACCGTCGTCAACGTCAATCCGCTCTACACGCCGCGCGAACTCGAACACCAGCTGAAGGATTCCGGCGCCAAGGCGCTCTTCATCCTGGAGAACTTCTGCGTCACCGCCGAAAAGGTGCTGGAAAGGACAGACGTCAAGCATGTCGTCGTCGCCTCTCTCGGCGATATGCTCGGACTGAAGGGTCTGATCGTCAACCTCGTCGTGCGGCGGGTGAAGAAGCTCGTTCCGCACTGGTCAATCCCGGGCCATACCCGCTTCAAGGCCGTGCTCGCAGACGGTGGCCGCCTGCCGTTCAACAAGCCGACGCTCGGCCTCAGCGATGTCGCCTTCCTGCAATATACCGGCGGCACGACCGGCGTGTCCAAGGGAACGACGCTGACGCATGCCAATCTTCTCGCCAACACCTCGCAGGTCATGACCTGGCTGACGACGCGCGCCAACGCCAAGCCGATGCCGGAAGACATCCTGATGGTCTGCGCGCTGCCGCTTTACCATATCTTCGCGCTCACCGTGAACTCGCTGGTCGGCATGGCGCTCGGCGGCCACAATCTTATGATCACCAATCCACGCGACATCCCGGCCTTTGTGGAAGAGCTGAAAAAGCACCCCTTCCACATCTTCCCCGGCCTCAACACGCTGTTCAACGCGCTCCTCAACAATCCGGATTTCCGCAATCTCGACTTTTCCAACGGCCTGCTGGTTCTGGGCGGCGGCATGGCCGTGCAGCGTCCGGTCGCGGAACGCTGGAAAGAGGTGACGGGGATCGCGATCACCGAAGGCTACGGCCTGTCCGAGACCTCGCCGGTGGCAACGGTCAACCGGCTGGATGCGATGGAGTTTTCCGGCACGGTGGGCCTGCCCCTGCCCTCGACCGACATCGACATCCGCGACGAGGACGGCAAGTCGCTGCCGATCGGCGAGGTCGGCGAAATCTGCATTCGCGGACCGCAGGTGATGGCCGGCTACTGGAACCGGCCGGAAGAGACCGCACAGGTGATGACGGCGGACGGCTTCTTCCGCTCCGGCGACATGGGTTTCATGAATGCGTCCGGCTACACGACGATCGTCGACCGAAAGAAGGACATGATCCTGGTTTCGGGCTTCAACGTCTATCCGAACGAGATCGAGGAAGTGGCCGTCATGCATGACGGCATCCTCGAGGCGGCGGCCGTCGGCGTGCCGGACCAGCACTCGGGCGAGGCGGTGAAACTCTTCGTGGTGCGCAAGGACCCCAACCTCACGGAAGCCGACGTGAAGGCGCATTGCGCGGCAAACCTCACCAATTACAAGCGCCCGAAGTTCATCGAATTCCGCGACGAACTGCCGAAGTCGAACGTCGGCAAGATCCTGCGCAAGGAACTGCGGAACTAG
- a CDS encoding short-chain fatty acyl-CoA regulator family protein, translating to MAIGKLYIGRKVRELRQQNKATQARFAESIGISVSYLNQIENNQRPVSAAVLLALAERYRIDLADLSGGEDDRLLSALSEALADPMFQAWTPTLKDMKMVVQNAPGIAHALIACHQAYRHNSEQIASLDQSLGQGTALAENTPYEEVRDYFHFVDNYVHELDLQAEKLATRLGIGEVDLNAALTGFLEEAHDIRVIRAARGDDMIRHYDADARVLSLNPYLPAQTRAFQIAMKIAQVEAGAAIDAIAGAVGFRTAEAREICTIGLQNYFAGALVLPYRRFMDAARELRHDLDLLTARFGASLEQVCHRLSTLQRPGMKGVPVFFAKIDRAGNIIKRHSAAKLQFARFGSACPLWKVHQAFEMPGRIVRQLAETPDGVRYLSVALQVSKGGRGFRQSQQQYALALGCEVSYAENFVYADDMDLGNRAAFDPIGISCRICERQNCPSRAMPPVKSRIVVDHENRDILPYRLV from the coding sequence ATGGCGATCGGCAAGCTCTATATCGGCCGCAAGGTGCGGGAACTGCGGCAGCAAAACAAGGCCACCCAGGCCCGCTTTGCCGAAAGTATCGGCATTTCGGTCTCCTACCTGAACCAGATCGAGAACAACCAGCGGCCCGTCTCCGCCGCCGTGCTGCTGGCGCTCGCCGAGCGCTACCGGATCGATCTGGCGGATCTGTCGGGCGGCGAGGACGACCGTCTCTTGTCAGCGCTGTCCGAGGCGCTGGCCGATCCGATGTTCCAGGCGTGGACGCCGACGCTCAAAGACATGAAGATGGTGGTGCAGAACGCGCCGGGAATCGCGCACGCGCTGATTGCCTGCCATCAGGCCTACCGCCACAATTCCGAACAGATCGCCAGCCTTGACCAATCGCTCGGCCAGGGCACGGCGCTTGCCGAGAACACGCCCTACGAAGAGGTGCGCGACTACTTCCATTTCGTCGACAACTATGTCCACGAACTCGACCTGCAGGCGGAAAAGCTGGCGACGCGGCTGGGCATCGGCGAGGTGGACCTCAACGCGGCACTGACCGGCTTTCTCGAAGAGGCGCATGATATCCGCGTCATCCGCGCCGCCCGCGGCGACGACATGATCCGCCATTATGATGCCGATGCGCGGGTTCTGTCGCTGAATCCCTATTTGCCGGCGCAGACGCGCGCCTTCCAGATCGCCATGAAGATCGCGCAGGTGGAGGCGGGCGCGGCGATCGACGCCATTGCCGGCGCCGTCGGTTTCCGCACTGCCGAGGCGCGGGAGATCTGCACGATCGGTCTGCAGAACTATTTTGCCGGCGCGCTGGTCCTGCCCTATCGCCGGTTCATGGATGCCGCGCGCGAGCTGCGACACGATCTCGACCTGTTGACGGCGCGCTTCGGCGCCAGCCTCGAGCAGGTCTGTCATCGCCTGTCGACTCTGCAACGCCCGGGCATGAAGGGCGTTCCGGTGTTCTTTGCCAAGATCGACCGGGCCGGCAACATCATCAAGCGCCACAGCGCCGCCAAGCTGCAATTCGCCCGCTTCGGCTCCGCCTGTCCGCTGTGGAAGGTGCATCAGGCGTTCGAAATGCCGGGCCGCATCGTCCGCCAGCTGGCCGAGACGCCGGATGGCGTGCGCTATCTCAGCGTCGCGCTACAGGTTTCCAAGGGTGGGCGCGGCTTCCGCCAGAGCCAGCAACAATATGCGCTGGCGCTCGGCTGCGAGGTCTCCTACGCGGAAAATTTCGTGTACGCCGACGACATGGATCTCGGCAATCGTGCGGCCTTCGATCCGATCGGCATTTCCTGCCGCATTTGCGAGCGGCAGAACTGTCCGAGCCGCGCCATGCCGCCGGTCAAGAGCCGCATCGTCGTCGATCACGAAAACCGCGATATCCTGCCTTACCGGCTGGTCTAG
- a CDS encoding acyl-CoA carboxylase subunit beta translates to MSEILEQLEARRAEAHLGGGTRRIEAQHAKGKLTARERIEVLLDEGSFEEYDMYVTHRCVDFGMAETKVPGDGVVTGWGTINGRQVYVFSQDFTVLGGSLSETHAQKICKIMDMAVRNGAPVIGLNDSGGARIQEGVASLAGYAEVFRRNAEASGVIPQISVIMGPCAGGAVYSPAMTDFIFMVRDSSYMFVTGPDVVKTVTNEIVTAEELGGASTHTKKSSVADGAYEDDIETLEQVRLLFDFLPLNNREKPPVRPFHDDPARIENRLDTLIPDSANKPYDMKELIHAIADEGDFFELQAEYAKNIITGFIRIEGQTVGVVANQPMVLAGCLDIDSSRKAARFVRFCDAFSIPILTLVDVPGFLPGTAQEYGGVIKHGAKLLFAYSEATVPMVTLITRKAYGGAYDVMASKHIGADVNYAWPTAEIAVMGAKGATEILYRSELSDPEKIAARTKEYEERFANPFVAAERGFIDEVIRPHSSRRRIARAFASLRNKNQTTHWKKHDTIPL, encoded by the coding sequence ATGTCCGAAATTCTCGAGCAACTGGAAGCCCGCCGCGCCGAGGCGCATCTGGGCGGCGGCACGCGGCGCATCGAGGCCCAGCACGCCAAGGGCAAGCTGACGGCGCGCGAGCGTATCGAGGTCCTGCTCGACGAGGGTTCGTTCGAGGAATACGACATGTATGTCACCCACCGCTGCGTCGACTTCGGCATGGCGGAGACCAAGGTGCCGGGCGACGGCGTGGTGACCGGCTGGGGCACGATCAACGGCCGCCAGGTCTACGTGTTCAGCCAGGACTTCACCGTACTCGGCGGCTCGCTGTCGGAAACGCATGCCCAAAAGATCTGCAAGATCATGGACATGGCGGTCCGGAACGGCGCGCCGGTGATAGGCCTCAACGATTCCGGCGGCGCCCGCATCCAGGAAGGCGTGGCGTCGCTTGCCGGCTACGCCGAAGTGTTTCGCCGCAATGCCGAAGCCTCCGGCGTCATCCCGCAGATTTCCGTCATCATGGGCCCATGTGCGGGCGGCGCGGTCTACTCGCCGGCGATGACCGACTTCATCTTCATGGTGCGCGACAGCTCCTACATGTTCGTGACCGGTCCCGACGTCGTCAAGACGGTGACCAACGAGATCGTCACGGCGGAAGAGCTCGGCGGCGCCTCCACCCACACGAAGAAATCCTCGGTTGCCGATGGCGCCTATGAAGACGACATCGAGACGCTGGAGCAGGTCCGCCTGCTGTTCGATTTCCTTCCCTTGAACAATCGCGAAAAGCCGCCGGTTCGCCCCTTCCATGACGACCCGGCCCGCATCGAGAACCGTCTCGACACTCTGATCCCCGACAGCGCCAACAAGCCCTACGACATGAAGGAGCTTATCCACGCGATCGCCGACGAGGGCGACTTCTTCGAGCTGCAGGCGGAATATGCCAAGAACATCATCACCGGCTTCATCCGCATCGAAGGCCAGACGGTCGGCGTCGTCGCCAACCAGCCGATGGTGCTCGCCGGCTGCCTCGACATCGACAGTTCGCGCAAGGCGGCCCGTTTTGTGCGCTTCTGCGACGCCTTCTCGATCCCGATCCTGACGCTGGTCGACGTGCCCGGCTTCCTGCCCGGTACCGCGCAGGAATATGGCGGCGTCATCAAGCACGGCGCGAAACTCCTGTTCGCCTATTCGGAAGCGACCGTGCCGATGGTGACGCTGATCACCCGCAAGGCCTATGGCGGCGCCTATGACGTGATGGCCTCCAAGCACATCGGCGCCGACGTCAACTATGCCTGGCCGACTGCGGAAATCGCGGTGATGGGCGCCAAGGGCGCGACCGAGATCCTCTACCGCTCGGAGCTCTCCGATCCGGAGAAGATCGCGGCGCGCACGAAGGAATACGAGGAGCGCTTCGCCAATCCCTTCGTCGCCGCCGAACGCGGCTTCATCGACGAGGTGATCCGCCCGCATTCCTCGCGCCGCCGCATCGCCCGCGCCTTCGCGTCGCTCCGCAACAAGAACCAGACGACGCACTGGAAGAAGCACGATACGATCCCGCTGTGA
- a CDS encoding DUF4160 domain-containing protein codes for MPTVFEWKGWKFLFYSQDRGEPPHIHVRKDRSEVKIWLEGLKVARNRRCTDQEINAILAVVKANRNEFLEKWYEHFGNR; via the coding sequence ATGCCGACAGTGTTTGAATGGAAAGGGTGGAAATTTCTGTTCTACAGTCAGGACCGGGGCGAACCACCGCATATTCACGTCCGCAAGGATCGCAGCGAAGTCAAGATCTGGCTTGAAGGCCTCAAGGTAGCGCGGAACAGGCGCTGTACGGACCAGGAGATCAATGCGATCCTGGCCGTGGTCAAAGCCAACAGGAACGAATTTCTGGAGAAATGGTATGAGCACTTTGGAAATCGATGA
- a CDS encoding DUF2442 domain-containing protein: MSTLEIDEDLLEPMKAECTTTDLVVTLADGVQIVTPLWWYPRLLAASPEQRKKVELSPFGLHWPDIDEDLSIEGMLTGSKAPGAKPPAEAAE; this comes from the coding sequence ATGAGCACTTTGGAAATCGATGAGGATCTGCTGGAGCCGATGAAGGCCGAATGCACGACCACGGACCTTGTCGTGACGCTTGCGGATGGTGTTCAGATCGTCACCCCGCTGTGGTGGTATCCGCGCCTTTTGGCGGCGTCTCCGGAACAACGGAAGAAGGTGGAGCTTTCGCCGTTCGGCCTTCATTGGCCAGACATCGACGAAGACCTCAGCATCGAAGGAATGCTGACGGGCTCTAAGGCACCCGGCGCGAAGCCACCGGCAGAAGCAGCGGAGTAG
- the yghU gene encoding glutathione-dependent disulfide-bond oxidoreductase, which produces MTDKNPQDNFPAGYEPDKVWTWDKGNGGAFASINRPIAGATHDKPLPVGKHPLQLYSLATPNGQKVTIMLEELLEAGHKDAEYDAWLIKIGDGDQFGSGFVEVNPNSKIPALMDHSTAEPTRVFESGSILLYLAEKFGAFLPKDLKARTETMNWLFWQMGSAPFLGGGFGHFYAYAPIKIKYAIDRYAMEVKRQMDVLDRHLADHQFMAGSEYSIADMAIWPWYGRLARSEAYNDAGTFLEVEGYKNVKRWTDEIGARPAVKRGVMVNKASGDPSEQLHERHDASDFETKTQDKIGKN; this is translated from the coding sequence ATGACCGATAAGAACCCGCAAGACAATTTTCCCGCCGGATACGAGCCGGACAAGGTTTGGACCTGGGACAAGGGCAATGGCGGCGCGTTTGCCTCCATCAACCGCCCGATCGCCGGCGCGACCCACGACAAGCCGCTGCCGGTCGGCAAGCATCCGCTGCAGCTTTATTCGCTGGCGACGCCGAACGGCCAGAAGGTCACCATCATGCTGGAGGAGCTTCTGGAAGCGGGCCACAAGGATGCCGAATATGACGCATGGCTGATCAAGATCGGCGATGGCGACCAGTTCGGCTCCGGCTTCGTCGAGGTCAACCCGAACTCCAAGATCCCGGCGCTGATGGACCACTCGACGGCCGAGCCGACCCGCGTCTTCGAATCCGGCTCGATCCTTCTCTATCTCGCCGAAAAGTTCGGCGCTTTCCTGCCGAAGGATCTGAAGGCCCGCACCGAGACGATGAACTGGCTGTTCTGGCAGATGGGCTCGGCCCCCTTCCTCGGCGGCGGCTTCGGGCATTTCTATGCCTATGCGCCGATCAAGATCAAATACGCCATCGACCGCTATGCGATGGAAGTGAAGCGGCAGATGGACGTGCTCGACCGGCATCTCGCCGACCATCAGTTCATGGCCGGCTCCGAATATTCGATCGCCGACATGGCCATCTGGCCCTGGTACGGCCGCCTTGCCCGCAGCGAGGCCTACAACGACGCCGGTACGTTCCTCGAAGTCGAGGGCTACAAGAACGTCAAGCGCTGGACGGACGAGATCGGCGCGCGGCCGGCGGTCAAGCGCGGCGTGATGGTCAACAAGGCCTCCGGCGATCCGTCCGAACAACTGCATGAACGCCACGACGCCTCCGACTTCGAGACGAAGACGCAGGACAAGATCGGCAAGAACTGA